A stretch of DNA from Pseudomonadota bacterium:
GGTGTTGCTGGTGGGAAGATATTTGCGCCGATAATCGAAAATCTGTCCATTTTCATATGAAATCTGAATTTCATTAGGAATGAGAGAGACCGCTTCTCCTTGAGGATTTTGGAGTACAACAATTGTAAACTCTTTTCCTTTACAAAAAGACTCTAAAAGTGCTTCCTGATTTAAAGGATGCTCAAAGATAGAAAGCATCTGTTTAAAAGCATCTTCAGGTGTTAAAACCGACGATACCCCAATAGAGGATCCCCCTGCAACGGGCTTTACAACACCACGCGTCAAGCGATGCTCTTCAAAAAAATTCTGAATCTTTTTAATGTTATCTGGATCCTTTTTTTTCAATAAACATGAAGGCAATGATTTAAACCCATTTTCCTTTAAGAAAAAGGCCGCGTTATGTTTATGAAACATCATCTGACACATTTGAGAAGAAGGTCCCACAAAAGGAATTTGATGCTTTTCTAAAAAAGCTTGGAGTTCTCCATCTTCTCCATAAGCTCCATGGATTGCTGGAAAAACGATATCAATATTTTTAAGGGCACTAATAAGAGCATCACCTTCTAAAATTTGTCCGATATCTTTAAGTTTAAAATCAAAGTCTGCTGGCGTATTTGAATATAAATGAAAGGGAGAAATTGTATACCATTCCTTTGATTGGGTTACATAAAATACAGAAATCTCAATGGATCGAGAAGAAAGATGATCCAAAAGAGACCGCGCTGAATTTAAAGAAATACCACGCTCTAAAGACGGCCCGCCACAAATCAAAGCCAATTTCAGGGGATTAAAAGAAGAAGTATATTGAGACATAAACCCTCAAATGTTAAAAATTGAACCTTTGGAGTGTATCGAGTCATCCCCTTTAAAACAATGGGAAAATATTTTAAAAATCGAAAAAACTTATTTTTCTTTTCAAGACGATATACGCCCCTCGTTTGTCATTATTTTTTTATTTTAGAAAAAGACTCAGTTTTTTCAAACCTTAAAGCAAGAGGCTAAGAGAAATAGTTTTCTCTACCATGCCGGTAATACAGACCCCTTAAATGTTTTTTCAATGAAGTCTTTTAAAAATTGACTTTGGTAAAGTTGAATAAACTTTTTAATCTCTTCTCTCTCTTTATCTTTTGTACGCACCACAATAAGGTTAGCATAAGGAGAATCTTTATCTTCTGTTAAAAGAGCAGTTTGGGGATCCATGCCTGCAAGTGTAATCCAATCTGTGTTGGTAATTCCATAATCTACATCTTCTAAAGTTCTTGGAATTTGAGGCGCTTCAAGTTCGACAATTTTAAGGTTTTTAGGATTAGATGTAATATCTAAAACAGAAGGATTTTCAAGAGGCTTTAAATCAATAAGCTGAGCTTTTTTAAGTAAAAGAAGGGCTCGCCCTCCATTGGTAGGGTCATTCGGAATAGAAATTTTTGCACCTTCTTGAATATCTTTCAAATCTTTATGTTTTAGAGAATATATTCCCATAGGCAAAATAATAGTTTTGGCAAGAGACACTAATTTATACCCTCTCGTTTTAACTTGTTCTTCTAAAAATGGCTGATGTTGATAAGAATTTATATCGATATCGCCCGCTTCTAATGCCGCATTAGGAAGAATAAAATCATTGAATTCAACAATTTTAATCTCAAGGCCCTCCTTCTGAGCGAGTTTTTTAATTTCTTCTAAAATCAGAGCATGCGGCCCAGCAGTTACACCTACTTTTAAAGCGTCGGCATGAATGCTTTTTTCTGTCCCTAAAAAGAAGCTGATACACCAAAAGAGAAAATATATACTATATTTCATATCTTACATTTCTTTCTATTTACGCAAATAAGTAGAAATTGCATTTCCACCCCATTGCAAAGTTTGAACCAAACAAATTAAAATTAAAACAATAATTCCTAAGATTTCCAAATTATACCGTTGGTACCCATATCGGATGGCCACATCGCCAAGTCCTCCCCCTCCTACAGCACCCGCCATTGCTGAAAATCCAACAAGATTAATGATCACGAAAGTAATCCCTGAGACAATCGTTGGAAGTGCTTCAGGAATAAGCATTTTCCAAATTACTTGTGTCTCTGTTGCTCCCATAGACAACCCTGTTTCTATAAGTCCAAATGATACTGTTTTTAAGGCATCTTCCACAACTTTTGCAACCAATAAAATTGCTGAAATTCCTAAAGGAACAATAGCAGCATAAATTCCAATAGATGACCCCACAAGAATTTGACTCATAGGAATCAATAAAACCATAAGAATAATATAAGGAATAGATCGGACAGCATTGATAAGCAGACAAAGCAGTTGATATAAAGGTGCGCAAGGATTCATGCCTTGGGGACTGCTATTGAATAAAAGAACCGCCAAGGGAATTCCAAAAATCCCGCCTATCAAAATAGAACAAAAAACCATAAAGATTGTCTCAAAAAAAGCACCTATTACTAATTCTGTCATGTTTTTCCTTTCAAATACCCAAGCAGTTCAGGCTGGACTCTCTGTTTTTGAAGAAATGCAATAACCTCAGGGTATTTAGCCTTATGATAAGGAAATGTTATAAGAAGAGTTCCCAAAGTTGACTCCCGGAAATGGTCTAAAGACCCTGCGATAATGTTAATAGAAATTCCAAATTCCCTCACTACTTCAGATATAACAGGATTTTGAGAACTATCGCTTGCAAAAATCAACCGCACAAGTGCATCACACCCTTTTTGAGGAACTTCGATCATTCTGTCTTTAAGAACACTAGGAATATCTCTCTCAATACTTGTACGAATAAGGGATTTTGTGACAATTTGTTGTGGCGCATAAAAAATATCTTCTACACGTCCTGCTTCTATACATTTTCCCTTATCTATCACATACACAAAATCACAAATTTCACGAATTACCATCATATCATGGGTTACAATGATAATGGTAACGTCGAGTGTTTTATTAAGTTCCCCCAAAAGACCAAGTGTTTCAAGAGTTGTTTCTGGATCAAGCGCTGATGTAAACTCATCACATAGTAAAATGTTTCCCTGCCCAATAAGAGCACGGGCAATTGCAACACG
This window harbors:
- a CDS encoding MetQ/NlpA family ABC transporter substrate-binding protein, translated to MKYSIYFLFWCISFFLGTEKSIHADALKVGVTAGPHALILEEIKKLAQKEGLEIKIVEFNDFILPNAALEAGDIDINSYQHQPFLEEQVKTRGYKLVSLAKTIILPMGIYSLKHKDLKDIQEGAKISIPNDPTNGGRALLLLKKAQLIDLKPLENPSVLDITSNPKNLKIVELEAPQIPRTLEDVDYGITNTDWITLAGMDPQTALLTEDKDSPYANLIVVRTKDKEREEIKKFIQLYQSQFLKDFIEKTFKGSVLPAW
- a CDS encoding ABC transporter permease is translated as MTELVIGAFFETIFMVFCSILIGGIFGIPLAVLLFNSSPQGMNPCAPLYQLLCLLINAVRSIPYIILMVLLIPMSQILVGSSIGIYAAIVPLGISAILLVAKVVEDALKTVSFGLIETGLSMGATETQVIWKMLIPEALPTIVSGITFVIINLVGFSAMAGAVGGGGLGDVAIRYGYQRYNLEILGIIVLILICLVQTLQWGGNAISTYLRK
- a CDS encoding methionine ABC transporter ATP-binding protein, which codes for MSTNFRHAEKIIEIQELSKSFGATPILVDITMSIPKGSITGIIGKSGAGKTTLLRCMNFLEKPDKGSFKIEGKECFQATGATLRSLRQKMGMVFQSINLLRNRTVEENIALPLEFMNISKAEITKKVNAALTLLALNEKRNVYPANLSGGQKQRVAIARALIGQGNILLCDEFTSALDPETTLETLGLLGELNKTLDVTIIIVTHDMMVIREICDFVYVIDKGKCIEAGRVEDIFYAPQQIVTKSLIRTSIERDIPSVLKDRMIEVPQKGCDALVRLIFASDSSQNPVISEVVREFGISINIIAGSLDHFRESTLGTLLITFPYHKAKYPEVIAFLQKQRVQPELLGYLKGKT